The proteins below are encoded in one region of Sedimentibacter sp. zth1:
- a CDS encoding rubrerythrin family protein, whose translation MKSLMNSVTAENLINEFRRRTHCQQKYSNYAAIATEEEYLEISNMYKKMAKNCNEHARIIARFLLCNGYNADEICSLTQMPIYCADTLTNLQTTARDEAVNAMSIYPEYIKTAYDENYLEVAIMLYNISNVAEEHAKRCSSKVNMIQNNTYLRKKDVKKWACNRCGYVYVGCEAPNICPLCVNGKKYFELLHEN comes from the coding sequence ATGAAATCTTTAATGAATTCTGTAACAGCAGAAAATTTGATAAATGAATTTAGAAGAAGAACACATTGCCAACAAAAATATTCAAATTATGCTGCTATTGCAACTGAAGAAGAATATTTAGAAATAAGCAATATGTATAAAAAAATGGCTAAAAATTGCAATGAACATGCAAGAATTATAGCAAGATTTTTGTTATGCAATGGATATAATGCAGACGAAATATGTTCATTGACTCAAATGCCTATATATTGTGCGGATACTTTAACAAATTTACAAACCACCGCTAGAGATGAGGCGGTTAATGCAATGAGTATTTATCCTGAATATATAAAAACAGCTTATGATGAAAACTATTTGGAAGTTGCTATAATGCTATATAATATTTCAAATGTTGCTGAAGAACATGCTAAAAGGTGTTCTAGTAAAGTAAACATGATACAAAATAATACTTATCTTAGAAAAAAAGATGTTAAGAAATGGGCTTGTAATAGATGCGGATATGTTTATGTAGGATGTGAAGCTCCAAACATTTGTCCATTATGTGTAAATGGAAAAAAATATTTTGAGTTATTGCATGAAAATTAA
- the gltA gene encoding NADPH-dependent glutamate synthase, translating to MDALKRVPVREQDPKVRATNFEEVCLGYNLEEAMEEAGRCLNCKNAQCVKGCPVSIDIPGFIQQVKVGNIEEAARIIAKSSALPAVCGRVCPQESQCEGKCIRGIKGEPVSIGKLERFVADWSREHGFVPEKPETTNGKKVAVIGAGPAGLTCAGDLAKMGYEVTIFEALHEPGGVLVYGIPEFRLPKEKVVHAEIENVKKLGVKIETNVIIGKSVTIDQLFEEEGYEAIFIGSGAGLPKFMGIPGELANGVFSANEYLTRSNLMKAYKEDYDTPIIAGKIVAVVGGGNVAMDAARTAKRLGAEVHIVYRRSEKELPARAEEVHHAKEEGIILDILTNPKEILSNENGWVSGLRCVKMELGEADASGRRKPIEIKDSEFILEVDTVIMALGTSPNPLISSTTKGLDLNKRKCIIANEYGETTKKAVFAGGDAVSGAATVILAMEAGKKGAKGIHEYLSNK from the coding sequence ATGGATGCTTTAAAAAGAGTTCCTGTAAGAGAACAAGATCCAAAAGTTAGAGCTACTAACTTTGAAGAGGTTTGTTTAGGATATAACTTAGAAGAAGCTATGGAAGAAGCAGGTAGATGCTTGAACTGTAAAAATGCACAATGTGTTAAAGGATGTCCAGTTTCTATAGATATTCCAGGATTTATACAACAAGTAAAAGTTGGAAATATTGAAGAAGCAGCAAGAATTATTGCTAAATCATCTGCATTGCCAGCAGTTTGTGGACGTGTATGTCCTCAAGAATCACAATGTGAAGGTAAATGTATTAGAGGAATTAAAGGAGAACCAGTTTCAATAGGCAAATTAGAAAGATTTGTTGCTGACTGGTCTAGAGAACATGGTTTCGTTCCTGAAAAACCTGAAACTACTAATGGTAAAAAAGTTGCAGTTATAGGTGCTGGACCAGCTGGATTAACATGTGCTGGAGACTTAGCAAAAATGGGTTATGAAGTTACTATATTTGAAGCTTTACATGAACCAGGTGGAGTTTTAGTATATGGTATTCCAGAATTCCGTTTACCAAAAGAAAAAGTAGTACATGCTGAGATAGAAAATGTTAAAAAATTAGGTGTTAAGATAGAGACTAATGTTATTATAGGTAAATCAGTAACAATAGATCAATTATTTGAAGAAGAAGGTTATGAGGCTATATTTATAGGATCAGGTGCAGGACTTCCTAAATTTATGGGAATACCAGGGGAATTAGCAAATGGTGTATTTTCAGCAAACGAATATTTAACAAGAAGTAATTTAATGAAAGCTTATAAAGAAGATTATGATACACCAATTATTGCTGGTAAAATAGTAGCAGTTGTAGGTGGCGGAAATGTTGCTATGGATGCTGCAAGAACTGCAAAAAGACTTGGTGCTGAGGTTCACATCGTATATAGAAGAAGTGAAAAAGAATTACCAGCAAGAGCTGAAGAAGTTCATCATGCTAAAGAAGAAGGTATCATTTTAGACATATTAACAAATCCAAAAGAAATTTTATCTAATGAAAATGGTTGGGTAAGTGGATTAAGATGTGTGAAAATGGAACTTGGCGAGGCAGATGCATCAGGAAGAAGAAAACCTATTGAAATAAAAGATTCTGAATTTATTTTAGAGGTTGATACAGTAATAATGGCTCTTGGAACTTCTCCAAACCCATTAATATCTTCAACTACTAAAGGTTTAGATTTGAACAAGCGTAAATGCATAATTGCAAATGAATATGGAGAAACAACTAAAAAAGCTGTTTTCGCTGGTGGAGATGCTGTATCAGGTGCTGCAACAGTTATTCTAGCTATGGAAGCAGGTAAAAAAGGCGCTAAAGGAATACATGAATATTTATCAAATAAGTAA
- a CDS encoding enoyl-CoA hydratase-related protein produces the protein MSNYNFVKLEKKNNIGYVIINRPEALNALNQKVLSDIMGAFNEIRKDDDIKVVILTGEGRSFVAGADIAQMKEQDMLDGREFIVYGQSVMNVLENFDKPIIAAVNGFALGGGCELAMSADIRIASVKAKFGQPEVGLGIIPGFGGTQRLSRLIGKGNAKYLIYTADIINAEEAYRMGLVQKIVEPEKLIEECENIANKIIGKAPVAIKMAKKSIDNGSNVDINTGVNYEAEAFATCFATDDRIEGMTAFLEKRQANFKNI, from the coding sequence ATGTCAAATTATAATTTTGTAAAACTTGAGAAAAAAAACAATATAGGGTATGTGATTATAAATAGGCCAGAGGCTTTAAATGCACTAAATCAAAAAGTTTTGAGTGATATTATGGGAGCATTTAATGAAATACGTAAAGATGATGATATTAAAGTAGTTATTCTTACAGGTGAGGGAAGATCTTTTGTAGCTGGAGCTGATATAGCACAAATGAAAGAACAAGATATGCTAGACGGTAGAGAATTTATTGTTTACGGACAAAGCGTTATGAATGTGTTAGAAAATTTTGATAAGCCTATTATTGCAGCAGTAAACGGGTTCGCACTCGGTGGTGGATGTGAGCTTGCAATGTCTGCTGATATTAGAATTGCATCTGTTAAAGCTAAATTTGGACAACCTGAAGTAGGTCTTGGAATAATTCCAGGATTTGGAGGAACACAAAGGCTTTCTAGACTAATTGGAAAAGGAAATGCTAAGTATCTAATCTATACAGCTGATATTATAAATGCTGAAGAAGCATATAGGATGGGATTAGTACAAAAAATAGTAGAACCGGAAAAACTTATAGAGGAATGTGAAAATATAGCAAACAAAATAATTGGGAAAGCACCTGTAGCAATAAAGATGGCTAAAAAATCAATAGACAATGGCTCAAATGTAGATATAAATACTGGTGTAAATTATGAAGCAGAGGCGTTTGCTACATGTTTTGCAACAGATGATAGAATAGAAGGAATGACAGCTTTCTTGGAAAAAAGGCAAGCTAATTTTAAAAATATTTAA
- a CDS encoding NusG domain II-containing protein, with protein MKLVNKRDIVIIFAVLMMALLIYIMRLNFSQTKLPIAEIYYNQDLVMTVDLDKKIDKTFSIPQNNHVVFHLFKDGSICFEESDCPDKVCIRSGKLRRVGESAACLPNKIILKIVPKHSRSKDDLDMIAR; from the coding sequence ATGAAATTAGTAAATAAAAGAGATATTGTCATAATTTTTGCTGTTCTAATGATGGCACTTTTAATTTATATTATGCGGTTAAATTTTTCACAAACCAAATTACCAATAGCAGAAATATATTACAATCAGGATTTGGTAATGACTGTAGATTTAGATAAAAAAATTGATAAGACATTTAGTATACCTCAAAATAATCATGTAGTATTTCATTTGTTTAAGGATGGTTCAATTTGTTTTGAAGAATCGGATTGTCCTGATAAAGTCTGTATACGTTCAGGTAAATTAAGACGTGTTGGGGAAAGTGCAGCTTGCTTACCAAATAAAATTATACTTAAAATTGTACCTAAGCATTCTCGTAGTAAAGATGACTTAGATATGATTGCTAGATAA
- a CDS encoding FAD:protein FMN transferase → MRNILIKSLIVLILLTLFTGCNNSKISRYQAEFLNLFDTVTTIIGYARDENEFKEYSQFIHDELEIYHKLYDIYNDYEGINNIKTINKKAGIEPVKVDKKIIDLLVLGKNLYNDTDGNVNIVFGSVLSIWHDFREDGINNPESAKIPDIDVLKEASKHVDINNLIIDELNSTVYLKDSKMQIDVGAIAKGFATQRVADDVYKKGFVSGALSVGGNICTIGIKADNEPWKIGIQNPDMSSEQKNIKLVSLENKSLVSSGNYQRYYVAGGIKYHHIINKDTLMPSNYYKSVSILCDDSGLADAYSTAAYNMPLEDSMKFISELENVEALWILNDGEIKYSENFENYLAE, encoded by the coding sequence TTGAGAAATATACTAATTAAGAGCTTAATAGTATTAATATTACTTACCTTATTTACAGGATGTAATAACAGCAAAATCAGTAGATACCAGGCAGAATTTTTAAATTTATTTGATACAGTAACAACAATAATAGGATACGCACGCGATGAAAATGAATTTAAAGAATACTCACAGTTTATTCATGATGAATTGGAAATATATCATAAATTATATGATATTTACAATGATTATGAAGGTATTAATAATATTAAGACAATAAATAAAAAGGCGGGTATTGAACCTGTTAAAGTAGATAAAAAAATAATTGATTTACTTGTTTTAGGAAAGAATTTATACAATGATACAGATGGAAATGTAAATATTGTTTTTGGTAGTGTTCTTTCTATATGGCATGATTTTCGTGAAGATGGTATTAACAATCCAGAAAGTGCTAAAATTCCAGATATAGATGTCTTGAAGGAAGCTTCAAAACATGTTGATATAAATAACTTAATAATTGATGAATTAAATTCAACTGTTTATTTAAAAGATAGCAAAATGCAAATTGATGTTGGAGCAATTGCAAAAGGTTTTGCAACTCAAAGGGTGGCTGATGATGTATATAAAAAAGGATTTGTTTCAGGAGCACTTAGTGTAGGTGGAAATATTTGTACTATTGGAATAAAGGCAGATAATGAGCCATGGAAGATAGGTATACAAAATCCCGATATGAGTAGCGAACAGAAAAATATTAAATTAGTTTCATTAGAAAACAAGTCATTAGTTTCGAGTGGAAATTATCAAAGATACTATGTGGCGGGTGGAATTAAGTATCATCATATCATTAACAAAGATACATTGATGCCATCTAATTATTATAAATCTGTATCAATTCTTTGTGATGATTCTGGACTTGCAGATGCATATTCAACAGCTGCTTATAACATGCCTTTAGAAGATAGTATGAAGTTTATAAGTGAATTGGAAAATGTAGAAGCATTGTGGATACTAAATGATGGTGAAATTAAGTATAGCGAAAATTTTGAAAATTACTTAGCTGAATAA
- a CDS encoding biotin--[acetyl-CoA-carboxylase] ligase: MKDKIIDLLKNSNNEFVSGEEISKHLGVTRAAIWKHINALKESGYKIESVSKKGYRLIGCPDILTYEEIKEHLTTKFIGRNIIHFDNLDSTNTYAKSIADTLVGEGHAIITEKQLNGRGRLGRQWISQNSKGIWMSLILRPELDIFEVSKVTQVAAAAVNMAFRDIGVESKIKWPNDIIINDKKVCGILTEMNSEINIINYIVVGIGINVNNDLDDFSSEISDIATSIKIESKKYIKRNELVAKIFNNFEILYNDFVDKKFSTALNICKDNSYVLNKDINIIKNGEVTSAKAIDINERGELVVKYENGSIDKVLSGEVSVRIKKN; this comes from the coding sequence ATGAAAGACAAAATAATAGATTTATTAAAAAATAGCAATAATGAATTTGTTTCCGGTGAAGAAATAAGCAAGCACTTAGGTGTTACAAGAGCTGCAATATGGAAACACATCAATGCTTTGAAAGAATCAGGTTATAAGATAGAGTCAGTATCAAAAAAAGGATATAGGCTTATAGGTTGTCCTGACATTTTAACATACGAAGAAATTAAAGAGCATTTAACTACTAAATTTATAGGTAGGAATATAATACATTTTGATAATTTAGATTCTACTAATACATATGCAAAAAGTATAGCAGATACATTGGTTGGTGAAGGTCATGCTATAATAACTGAAAAGCAACTTAATGGAAGAGGAAGACTAGGTAGACAATGGATTTCTCAAAATAGTAAAGGTATTTGGATGAGCTTGATTTTGAGACCAGAACTCGATATATTTGAAGTATCAAAAGTAACTCAAGTTGCTGCAGCAGCAGTGAATATGGCATTTAGAGATATTGGAGTAGAGTCGAAAATTAAATGGCCTAACGATATCATAATTAATGATAAAAAAGTTTGTGGAATTTTGACAGAAATGAATTCTGAAATTAATATTATCAATTATATCGTTGTAGGTATTGGAATAAATGTAAATAATGATTTAGATGATTTTTCATCTGAAATAAGTGATATTGCAACATCAATCAAAATTGAATCGAAAAAATATATAAAAAGAAATGAATTAGTAGCTAAAATATTTAATAACTTTGAGATTTTATATAATGATTTTGTTGACAAAAAGTTTTCAACTGCACTAAATATCTGCAAGGATAATTCATATGTACTTAATAAAGACATAAATATAATAAAAAATGGTGAAGTCACATCAGCAAAAGCAATAGATATAAATGAAAGAGGTGAACTTGTTGTTAAATATGAAAATGGAAGTATAGACAAGGTTTTATCAGGTGAAGTTTCTGTTAGAATTAAAAAAAATTAA
- the coaE gene encoding dephospho-CoA kinase (Dephospho-CoA kinase (CoaE) performs the final step in coenzyme A biosynthesis.) gives MNQNKRPYVIVITGGIATGKSAVSSYITKLGFTLLDSDKIVHDGYLLKGELYHSLIIEFGHAILDKNNFIDRQILGKIALNDNASMIKLNSIVHKYVVNELIYGINNSNEDTIFLDIPLMFEEKETLIKLGLMYDEIWLVYVSEDTQRKRLVNRANLEHKNINQTLKILDMQIPIDMKKNLADIVIQNEGTLEELHKSIDKLLNLKLTNN, from the coding sequence ATGAATCAAAATAAAAGACCATATGTTATTGTTATAACTGGTGGTATAGCAACAGGTAAAAGTGCAGTAAGCTCATATATAACAAAATTAGGTTTTACTTTATTAGATAGTGATAAAATTGTTCATGATGGATATTTATTAAAGGGTGAATTATATCATTCTTTAATAATTGAATTCGGACATGCTATTTTAGATAAAAATAATTTTATAGATAGGCAAATACTTGGTAAAATAGCATTGAATGATAATGCAAGTATGATAAAATTAAATAGTATAGTTCATAAATACGTTGTAAATGAATTGATTTATGGTATTAATAATTCGAATGAGGATACTATATTTCTTGATATACCACTTATGTTTGAAGAAAAAGAAACTTTAATCAAACTCGGGCTAATGTATGATGAAATATGGTTAGTTTATGTAAGCGAAGATACTCAAAGAAAAAGACTTGTAAATAGAGCTAATTTAGAGCATAAAAATATAAATCAAACACTTAAAATTCTAGACATGCAAATACCAATTGATATGAAAAAAAATTTAGCAGATATAGTTATACAAAATGAAGGAACGTTAGAAGAATTGCATAAATCAATAGATAAATTATTAAATTTAAAATTAACTAATAACTAA
- a CDS encoding sulfide/dihydroorotate dehydrogenase-like FAD/NAD-binding protein, which produces MFKIKKAKQLSDIIFQMEVEAPHIAKSCNPGQFLVAKIDEKGERIPLTICDYNREEGTVTIVFQIIGASTERMSKLQTGDYFRDFVGPLGVPSEFISEDIEELKNKKVLFVAGGVGTAPVYPQVKWFHEKGMKADVIVGAKSKDILILEDEMKAVAGNLYITTDDGSYGRKGLVTKVIEDLVNEGNHYDVVVAIGPMIMMKFVCMTTKKLGIKTIVSMNPIMVDGTGMCGACRLQIGDEIKFACVDGPEFDGHLVDFDAAMKRQSMYRTQEGRALLKEREGATHHHGGCGCGGDE; this is translated from the coding sequence ATGTTTAAGATAAAAAAGGCTAAACAACTATCTGATATTATATTTCAAATGGAAGTTGAAGCTCCACACATAGCTAAATCATGTAACCCAGGTCAATTCTTAGTTGCTAAAATTGACGAGAAAGGTGAAAGAATACCTTTAACTATATGTGATTATAATCGTGAAGAAGGTACTGTAACAATAGTTTTCCAAATTATTGGTGCATCTACTGAAAGAATGTCTAAATTACAAACGGGAGACTACTTTAGAGATTTTGTAGGTCCTTTAGGAGTTCCATCTGAATTTATAAGTGAAGATATTGAAGAATTAAAAAATAAAAAAGTATTATTTGTAGCTGGTGGGGTTGGTACAGCTCCTGTATACCCACAAGTAAAATGGTTCCATGAAAAAGGAATGAAAGCAGATGTAATAGTTGGTGCTAAATCTAAAGATATATTAATTCTTGAAGATGAAATGAAAGCTGTAGCAGGCAATTTATATATTACAACTGATGATGGTTCATATGGTAGAAAAGGTTTAGTTACAAAAGTAATTGAAGATTTAGTTAACGAAGGAAACCATTATGATGTAGTTGTTGCAATAGGCCCAATGATTATGATGAAATTCGTTTGCATGACTACTAAGAAATTAGGTATAAAAACAATAGTAAGTATGAATCCTATCATGGTTGACGGAACTGGAATGTGCGGAGCATGTCGTTTACAAATAGGTGATGAAATTAAATTTGCATGTGTTGATGGACCAGAATTTGACGGACATTTAGTTGATTTTGATGCAGCAATGAAAAGACAATCAATGTACAGAACACAAGAAGGAAGAGCTTTATTAAAAGAGCGTGAAGGAGCTACTCACCACCATGGTGGTTGTGGTTGTGGAGGTGACGAATAA
- a CDS encoding Crp/Fnr family transcriptional regulator, protein MEKFLSNCLPFWAQLAEDDKQLVMQNIKQKKISENNIENNVDVKCEGLNIVKTGMIRAFINSDKGQEITLFRITNNEICVFSIICMIKQLDVNINIEAEKDSTVYVIPISIYKEINERNDYVNKFTYDIISSRLVDVVSIFSNYAFMTVEQRLVSALLRYSSLNLNNCVIITHEKLAKDIGSVREVVSRILKQLQLRKIVQLSRGKIEIIDKIRLKKFFD, encoded by the coding sequence ATGGAGAAATTTTTATCAAATTGTCTACCGTTTTGGGCACAATTAGCGGAGGATGATAAACAGTTAGTAATGCAAAATATAAAGCAAAAAAAAATCAGTGAAAATAATATTGAAAATAACGTTGATGTTAAGTGCGAAGGATTAAACATAGTCAAAACTGGTATGATTAGGGCTTTTATAAACTCCGATAAAGGACAAGAAATTACATTATTTAGGATTACTAATAATGAAATATGCGTATTCAGTATTATTTGCATGATAAAACAGTTAGACGTAAACATTAATATAGAAGCAGAAAAGGATTCTACTGTTTATGTTATACCAATATCAATATATAAAGAAATAAATGAGCGTAATGATTATGTAAATAAATTTACTTATGACATAATTTCATCTAGGTTAGTAGATGTAGTTAGTATATTTTCTAACTATGCTTTTATGACAGTAGAACAAAGATTAGTTTCAGCACTATTGCGATATAGTAGTTTGAATTTAAATAATTGTGTTATTATAACTCATGAAAAATTAGCTAAGGACATAGGCTCAGTTAGAGAAGTAGTTAGTCGAATTTTAAAGCAGTTACAATTAAGGAAAATTGTTCAATTAAGTAGAGGAAAGATAGAAATTATAGATAAAATTAGGCTCAAAAAATTTTTTGATTAA
- a CDS encoding Gx transporter family protein, translated as MKQKNTGLLGLKPNSTKKLVITALLFAIALILSVVENMLPPLPIPVPGIKFGLANIVVMYTLFFINKSTAIILVVLKALFGVMTRGVVAGMLSLCGGLMSVLVMILLISIFKDKISYLILSIFGAVFHNIGQYIAISIIYVGMNLLFYLPVLLISGVLAGIVTSTLLKFILPFLNGLGFK; from the coding sequence ATGAAACAAAAAAATACAGGATTGTTAGGTTTAAAGCCTAATAGTACAAAAAAATTAGTTATAACAGCTTTATTATTTGCAATTGCCTTGATACTTTCAGTAGTTGAAAACATGCTTCCACCTTTGCCTATACCTGTACCTGGCATTAAATTTGGTTTAGCAAACATTGTGGTTATGTATACACTGTTTTTTATAAACAAGTCTACTGCGATTATTTTAGTTGTTTTAAAAGCCTTGTTTGGTGTTATGACTAGAGGGGTAGTTGCTGGAATGTTAAGCCTTTGTGGAGGTTTGATGTCTGTTTTAGTTATGATATTGCTAATTAGTATATTCAAAGATAAAATATCCTATTTGATTTTGAGCATTTTTGGTGCTGTATTTCATAATATAGGACAATACATAGCAATTTCTATAATATATGTGGGTATGAACTTATTGTTCTATTTACCAGTGTTATTAATTTCAGGAGTATTAGCTGGAATTGTAACATCGACATTATTAAAGTTTATTTTGCCTTTCTTAAATGGGTTGGGTTTTAAATAA
- the murC gene encoding UDP-N-acetylmuramate--L-alanine ligase, translating to MNKGIKHIYFIGIGGISMSGLAEFMLQNDIQVSGSDRKNSNIIEKLKENGAKIYIGENENNITHDIDLIVYTSAISEDNPEYVKAKILRIKMMNRAEFLGRIMKEHKNSIGVSGTHGKTTTTGMLSQIFVNTDLDPTIFLGGELSVIDGNIRIGQKNLLLTEACEYKRNFLNFNPTMEIILNIDEDHLDYYKDIKDIESAFVEFGHKLPTDGLIVVNEKNKDLFKNMKCRVKTFGLSKKSDIHADNISYLPYPKFTVVYDNKDLCEIELSVFGEHNILNSLSAIAIALDLGIDIYTIKKGLKDFRGTKRRYELKGHKDGVAIIDEYAHHPEAIRATLTSAKKCTNGKVITIFQPHTYTRTKALFEDFAKVFALTDYVIITDIYAAREKDTGLVHSRDLVERIKEYNKNAFYEKNFDDVAALALKFAKHGDIIITMGAGNVNEIDDILLK from the coding sequence ATGAATAAAGGTATAAAACATATATATTTTATTGGAATTGGTGGAATAAGTATGAGTGGTTTAGCAGAATTTATGCTGCAAAATGACATACAAGTCTCCGGTTCGGACAGAAAGAATTCAAACATAATAGAAAAACTAAAAGAAAATGGTGCAAAAATATATATTGGTGAAAATGAAAATAACATAACACATGATATTGACTTAATTGTATACACATCTGCAATATCAGAAGATAACCCTGAATATGTTAAAGCAAAAATACTTAGAATTAAAATGATGAATAGAGCTGAATTCTTGGGTAGAATAATGAAAGAGCATAAGAATTCTATTGGTGTTTCAGGAACGCATGGTAAAACTACAACAACTGGTATGCTTTCACAAATTTTTGTTAATACTGATTTGGATCCTACAATATTTTTGGGTGGAGAACTTAGTGTTATTGACGGAAACATTAGAATAGGTCAAAAAAATTTATTATTAACAGAAGCTTGCGAATATAAAAGAAACTTTTTAAATTTCAATCCAACGATGGAAATAATTCTAAACATTGATGAGGACCATCTTGATTATTACAAAGATATAAAAGATATTGAATCTGCTTTTGTAGAGTTTGGTCATAAATTGCCAACAGATGGGTTGATTGTAGTTAATGAAAAAAATAAAGACTTATTTAAAAATATGAAATGCAGAGTAAAAACATTCGGTTTAAGTAAGAAATCGGATATTCATGCTGATAATATTAGCTACTTGCCATATCCTAAATTTACTGTAGTATATGATAACAAAGATCTATGTGAAATTGAGCTAAGTGTATTTGGTGAACATAACATACTTAATTCTCTTTCTGCAATTGCAATAGCTTTAGATTTAGGAATAGATATTTATACAATAAAAAAAGGTTTGAAAGATTTTAGGGGAACTAAAAGAAGATATGAGCTAAAGGGACATAAAGATGGAGTAGCAATAATTGATGAGTATGCTCATCATCCAGAAGCAATTAGAGCAACTTTGACTTCTGCCAAGAAATGTACCAATGGGAAAGTTATAACAATTTTCCAACCGCATACTTATACAAGAACTAAAGCATTATTTGAGGATTTTGCAAAAGTATTTGCTTTAACTGATTACGTAATTATAACAGATATTTATGCAGCAAGAGAAAAAGATACAGGCTTAGTTCATTCTAGAGACTTAGTAGAAAGAATAAAAGAATATAATAAAAATGCATTTTATGAGAAGAATTTTGATGATGTAGCCGCACTTGCATTGAAATTTGCAAAACATGGTGATATAATTATTACTATGGGTGCAGGAAATGTCAATGAAATAGACGACATTTTATTAAAATAG